From Ignisphaera aggregans DSM 17230, the proteins below share one genomic window:
- a CDS encoding protein of unknown function DUF340 membrane (COGs: COG2431 membrane protein~InterPro IPR005642:IPR000276~KEGG: ton:TON_0233 hypothetical membrane protein, conserved~PFAM: protein of unknown function DUF340 membrane~SPTR: B7R085 Putative uncharacterized protein~PFAM: Membrane protein of unknown function (DUF340)), whose translation MKQVLYIIIIFICGILLGFAIDIENILAVDILVKILLYILLILIGIYIVNGIPHIGIIFKSLYISLILITITILSSILGGVATSIILNSLEYMRMYIAVSLGMGWYTFTGAYLLTIDRYFGLLGFAVNILREIIMFIVYPVLSKRMSLEAICIGGATTADTTLPIITRFSGGEVALIAFIHGVIITLLIPIILPIIVH comes from the coding sequence ATGAAACAGGTACTATACATAATTATAATTTTTATATGTGGAATACTTCTAGGATTTGCAATTGATATTGAGAATATATTAGCTGTAGATATTTTGGTAAAGATCTTGCTCTATATATTGTTAATACTAATAGGTATCTATATTGTTAATGGAATTCCACATATAGGGATAATATTTAAATCTTTATACATCTCCCTAATACTTATCACAATTACTATTCTCAGCTCTATACTTGGAGGGGTTGCTACAAGTATAATACTGAATTCTTTAGAGTATATGAGGATGTATATAGCTGTCTCTCTAGGTATGGGTTGGTATACCTTTACAGGAGCATATCTTCTAACTATAGATAGATATTTTGGTCTTCTAGGATTTGCTGTAAATATATTGAGGGAAATCATAATGTTTATAGTATATCCAGTTCTTTCAAAGCGAATGTCGCTAGAAGCTATATGTATTGGAGGTGCAACAACAGCTGATACAACTCTACCAATAATAACACGCTTTAGTGGAGGTGAAGTAGCACTTATAGCCTTTATCCATGGAGTTATAATAACCCTTCTCATACCCATCATACTACCTATCATAGTACATTAA
- a CDS encoding hypothetical protein (InterPro IPR006025~KEGG: smr:Smar_1366 type I phosphodiesterase/nucleotide pyrophosphatase) → MRYSPIAVLMIITLIFLSLILTTLVVHTEAKSVFNIRTAIVLAGVDEEPLIKPFYTTTLGNITLQISVSILHINISSIYKALKMVARINNDVPDFVHEYLSNIHPDWHIESVEWVRADEAEVALYIELMNITKSYDYVLLLFYAPPQKNSIRIYYISRYLPELERSIGFIGLTGFGGNTKLYFIDLSAIPSRHPTREEPIYMIGTHFNYTNNPPLWDINSSKMRIDLITRYVENYLNLLVARFAASTVPWRPWHIVNITIVDFSNGNGAERVLKMLSPSTITYYLSSISPLISWHVEIHVVEGNTTPFRLALENALRFGEFLALQSEDLQSILSHSPELGRVRVESTYVVIPVYIFVHSIPLHITSGRGAMNFTGAASDLAVVITVPGYENRIAKMGLNTAIAHEVGHMIGLAHPFMGIDTKRGLVIDWSMDFLVTPMSYAPTIAGWLGGLFYYEAQALCRAQIAQILETAKRLGIIISDTDVVGIYNGKCIDIGLEIQRKILYRVSYPYSSTVTISHTMPIAINFTITKTVVEPTTEYRTEILERTTTIEKTVTTSVLYTKTFTTERTERITTIVQDWITTTVIAIALLLIGFATGYIAKKK, encoded by the coding sequence ATGAGATATTCCCCAATAGCTGTATTAATGATTATCACATTAATATTTTTATCGTTAATTCTAACAACTTTAGTAGTCCATACAGAAGCTAAATCTGTTTTCAATATACGTACTGCAATAGTTCTTGCTGGTGTAGATGAGGAGCCTCTAATTAAACCATTCTATACTACTACATTAGGGAATATCACATTACAGATATCAGTATCGATTCTACATATCAATATTTCTAGTATTTATAAAGCTCTTAAGATGGTTGCCCGGATAAATAATGATGTTCCTGATTTTGTACATGAGTATCTAAGTAATATACACCCTGATTGGCATATAGAGTCTGTAGAGTGGGTTCGTGCAGATGAAGCTGAGGTAGCATTATATATAGAGCTTATGAATATCACTAAGAGCTATGATTATGTATTATTATTGTTCTATGCTCCCCCACAAAAGAATTCCATAAGGATATACTATATATCGCGTTATTTACCAGAGTTAGAGAGGAGTATAGGATTTATAGGACTTACAGGTTTTGGTGGAAATACTAAGCTTTATTTTATAGATCTCTCAGCTATTCCAAGTAGGCATCCAACACGTGAAGAGCCTATCTATATGATTGGAACTCATTTTAACTATACAAATAATCCCCCTCTATGGGATATAAATAGCTCTAAAATGCGTATAGATTTGATAACACGATATGTAGAGAACTATTTAAATCTATTAGTAGCAAGATTTGCTGCTTCCACAGTACCTTGGAGACCTTGGCACATTGTTAACATTACTATTGTAGATTTCTCTAATGGTAATGGTGCTGAAAGAGTTCTTAAAATGCTTAGTCCTAGCACTATAACATATTACTTAAGTTCTATTAGTCCTTTAATCTCATGGCATGTAGAGATCCATGTGGTGGAAGGAAATACAACCCCATTTAGATTAGCTCTAGAGAATGCTCTAAGATTTGGAGAGTTTCTTGCTCTTCAGTCTGAGGATCTTCAATCAATTCTTAGTCATAGCCCAGAGCTCGGAAGAGTAAGAGTAGAATCGACATATGTAGTAATCCCTGTGTATATATTTGTCCATAGTATACCCCTCCACATAACCTCTGGACGAGGAGCAATGAACTTTACCGGTGCAGCTTCTGACTTAGCAGTTGTTATAACAGTTCCTGGTTATGAAAATAGAATAGCTAAGATGGGACTTAATACAGCTATTGCACATGAGGTTGGGCATATGATTGGACTTGCCCATCCATTTATGGGTATAGATACTAAGAGAGGTCTTGTGATAGACTGGAGTATGGATTTCCTAGTCACACCCATGAGCTATGCACCAACTATAGCTGGTTGGCTTGGAGGTCTTTTTTACTATGAGGCACAAGCACTATGTAGAGCACAGATAGCTCAAATATTAGAAACTGCAAAAAGACTTGGAATAATAATCTCAGATACTGATGTTGTTGGGATCTATAACGGTAAATGTATTGATATTGGCTTAGAAATTCAGAGAAAGATTCTATATAGAGTCTCTTATCCATATAGCTCAACTGTAACCATATCTCATACAATGCCCATAGCTATAAACTTCACCATAACAAAAACTGTAGTAGAGCCAACAACTGAATATAGAACTGAGATACTTGAAAGAACTACAACAATCGAGAAAACTGTTACAACATCAGTACTATACACAAAAACATTTACAACTGAAAGAACTGAGAGAATAACAACTATTGTACAAGATTGGATCACTACTACAGTAATCGCAATAGCATTACTATTAATAGGCTTTGCCACTGGCTATATAGCTAAAAAGAAATGA
- a CDS encoding transcriptional regulator/antitoxin, MazE (InterPro IPR007159:IPR006339~KEGG: tne:Tneu_0442 transcriptional regulator/antitoxin, MazE~PFAM: SpoVT/AbrB domain protein~SPTR: B1YC77 Transcriptional regulator/antitoxin, MazE~TIGRFAM: transcriptional regulator, AbrB family~PFAM: SpoVT / AbrB like domain~TIGRFAM: looped-hinge helix DNA binding domain, AbrB family), which yields MRTILKVGKKGVIVLPKAFREKIGIEEGDEVLVEVVNDTIVLKPLKPRIVDIDPNMVSSILAEERGEWEERLDRAVKEISS from the coding sequence GTGAGGACTATACTGAAGGTTGGTAAGAAGGGTGTTATAGTGCTCCCAAAAGCGTTTCGCGAGAAGATTGGTATTGAGGAGGGTGATGAAGTATTAGTAGAGGTTGTTAATGATACTATTGTTTTAAAGCCTTTAAAACCTCGTATAGTTGATATAGATCCGAATATGGTTAGCTCAATTCTTGCTGAAGAGAGAGGTGAGTGGGAGGAGAGGTTAGATAGAGCTGTCAAAGAGATTAGCTCTTGA
- a CDS encoding PilT domain-containing protein (KEGG: pis:Pisl_0239 PilT domain-containing protein~SPTR: A1RR37 PilT protein domain protein~PFAM: PIN domain) has protein sequence MIQTYLVKYIVAKSLYGEFIEDLFSRSRRGELELYVSTVTLAEIFYAASRIYSVAGVEDPNREAENFVKWITLRAKPVNIDFQLAKTAGELKKKLRIALPDCFVIALAINIGGNALFKKVEREMLGIEDRLRGLGVIFAEDYIKSGHTG, from the coding sequence TTGATACAAACATATCTAGTGAAGTATATCGTTGCAAAGTCTCTATATGGAGAGTTTATTGAAGATCTCTTTTCGAGATCCAGACGAGGTGAATTAGAGCTCTATGTATCTACAGTAACACTGGCTGAGATATTCTATGCTGCATCTAGGATCTATAGTGTAGCTGGTGTTGAAGATCCTAATAGAGAAGCAGAAAACTTTGTTAAATGGATTACACTTAGGGCTAAACCTGTTAACATCGATTTTCAGCTAGCTAAAACAGCAGGAGAACTCAAGAAGAAACTTAGAATAGCACTACCAGACTGCTTCGTCATTGCATTAGCCATAAATATAGGTGGCAACGCCCTATTTAAGAAAGTTGAACGTGAGATGCTGGGCATTGAAGACAGACTTAGAGGACTTGGTGTGATATTCGCTGAAGACTATATAAAGAGTGGTCATACAGGGTAG
- a CDS encoding hypothetical protein (InterPro IPR006025), whose translation MSIRVIVSKIAHLTAILYNIYYAPFFRSYPLYSLFYGPMSKLLYIGSVINENNLWRDLFEAVIGRSRSSDINDIIGELDSIEVYKWVLLEDFLKKQSVELTNLYIDMSDRINDLLAKVLGNGKQFKEIYVLLAYNPGWGSYGSMALYDLCGEYVVTIVFTRRNLDIRHVLDVLIHELIHGLLRLNNIGLSEEEEEELIDTLCPQGYLSRELGLSTVVRTSRSRFAGAVSKYFENKMFNTVSLIEYLRLNGLLRSSPSSGS comes from the coding sequence GTGAGTATTAGAGTTATTGTCTCTAAAATAGCTCACTTGACTGCGATACTCTACAATATATACTATGCTCCCTTCTTCCGCAGCTATCCACTGTACTCCCTATTCTACGGCCCAATGTCGAAACTACTATACATAGGCTCTGTTATCAATGAGAATAATCTGTGGAGAGATTTATTCGAAGCTGTAATAGGTAGATCCAGGAGTAGTGACATCAACGATATCATTGGTGAACTCGACAGTATAGAGGTCTATAAATGGGTGTTACTGGAGGATTTCTTGAAGAAACAGAGTGTTGAATTGACTAATCTATATATTGATATGAGTGATAGAATAAATGATCTGCTAGCTAAGGTTCTAGGCAACGGTAAACAATTCAAAGAAATCTATGTTCTACTAGCTTATAACCCTGGTTGGGGGAGCTATGGTAGTATGGCTTTATACGACCTCTGTGGTGAGTATGTGGTTACAATAGTATTTACTAGGAGGAATCTAGATATTAGACATGTCTTAGATGTGCTGATCCACGAGCTGATACACGGACTACTTAGATTGAACAATATAGGGTTGTCTGAGGAGGAAGAGGAAGAGTTGATAGATACGCTGTGTCCCCAAGGTTATTTATCACGTGAACTAGGACTATCCACTGTGGTGAGAACCAGTAGATCTAGGTTCGCCGGCGCCGTTAGCAAATACTTTGAAAATAAAATGTTCAACACTGTGTCACTAATTGAATACCTTAGATTAAATGGTCTGCTTCGAAGTTCACCCAGCTCTGGATCATAA
- a CDS encoding peptidase M24 (COGs: COG0006 Xaa-Pro aminopeptidase~InterPro IPR000994~KEGG: pfu:PF1343 xaa-pro dipeptidase (proline dipeptidase)~PFAM: peptidase M24~SPTR: B5IU93 Peptidase, M24 family~PFAM: Metallopeptidase family M24), whose product MVASVGRGSNDDVSRYFAITTNQFFRAPSLSNFPYLYYTNFAPCRYGPIAIAVSRNGMKICSTCTHYCYGGYVNELDMNLLAEAVSESPWNVVLVENFTLEELIGRIVNVLREYRETEKPIVGINKAWGRNRLSFLYADLIKRLCSQGVGVVDATEVLVDVFDKSFEEELPIIRWISDTASKALQAVEEVLRPGIRECEVAAIVDKVLDENGIVDRWFTTMVVSGPRTATPHAKTSARRISPGDPVVVDLGPMWMGYDGCIAYTFIVGQNEYWQRVLEDVVEAIRTGLEYVKPGIPVRILDEAPRKFLQSRGYLDYPHLTGHPIGGFYKPVIAGFIEYKLEPGMVFAYEPAVYLPGKGGVRVEPHILITSHGHQILTEYHRRLFN is encoded by the coding sequence ATGGTGGCATCTGTGGGAAGGGGTAGTAATGATGATGTTAGTAGATATTTTGCTATTACAACAAATCAGTTTTTCAGAGCACCAAGCCTTAGCAACTTTCCATACCTATACTATACAAATTTTGCTCCATGTAGGTATGGCCCCATAGCTATAGCGGTAAGCAGGAATGGTATGAAGATATGTAGTACGTGTACACATTACTGCTACGGAGGTTATGTGAACGAGCTGGATATGAATCTATTGGCTGAAGCTGTGAGTGAGAGTCCTTGGAATGTAGTGCTGGTAGAGAATTTCACTCTAGAAGAGCTGATTGGGAGGATAGTGAATGTGCTTAGAGAGTATAGGGAGACCGAGAAGCCTATTGTAGGTATAAATAAGGCATGGGGGCGTAATAGGCTATCCTTTCTATACGCCGACCTTATCAAGAGGTTGTGCTCGCAGGGTGTGGGGGTTGTTGATGCTACTGAGGTGTTGGTAGATGTTTTCGATAAGTCTTTCGAGGAAGAACTACCTATAATCAGGTGGATATCTGATACTGCTTCTAAAGCTCTACAGGCTGTAGAGGAGGTTTTAAGACCTGGAATACGTGAATGTGAGGTTGCAGCAATAGTTGATAAAGTACTTGATGAGAATGGTATTGTTGATAGGTGGTTTACAACAATGGTGGTCTCAGGTCCGAGAACTGCAACACCCCATGCGAAGACATCGGCTCGCAGGATTAGTCCTGGAGACCCTGTGGTTGTTGACCTGGGGCCAATGTGGATGGGTTATGATGGCTGTATAGCCTACACATTCATAGTGGGCCAAAACGAGTATTGGCAGAGAGTCCTCGAAGATGTGGTTGAAGCTATCAGGACTGGGCTTGAATACGTGAAACCTGGCATTCCCGTAAGGATTTTAGATGAAGCCCCACGTAAATTCCTTCAAAGCCGCGGCTACCTGGATTACCCACATCTAACTGGGCACCCTATAGGAGGGTTCTACAAACCTGTCATAGCAGGCTTCATAGAGTATAAGCTGGAGCCAGGCATGGTGTTTGCATACGAACCAGCTGTGTACCTACCGGGGAAGGGCGGTGTACGGGTAGAGCCCCACATACTGATAACCAGCCATGGACATCAGATTCTCACAGAGTATCATAGGAGGCTTTTCAATTAG
- a CDS encoding protein of unknown function (DUF996) (KEGG: dka:DKAM_1207 protein of unknown function (DUF996)~SPTR: B8D602 Putative uncharacterized protein~PFAM: Protein of unknown function (DUF973)) codes for MGASSPQIQRMGEALQRIRSASLLLIIAGFMMSLGALTGALSMLRLGFADLMSHLFVGSFAAAIAMLVGAVITFIAFYSYLRPGALMLREADQRYSTAATLIDIGYFWGLILLIIGIPLLLIVIGVVLLIIGAILLLIGKIGVIILAFNLHDAEKNTLYLVAGILFIIGIFVELLTPIAWILMYIALGGSIERHTQSMSASPQVSMV; via the coding sequence ATGGGTGCATCGTCTCCGCAGATACAGAGAATGGGTGAAGCATTACAGAGAATACGTTCAGCATCGCTCCTGTTGATAATAGCTGGCTTCATGATGAGTCTCGGAGCCCTCACCGGTGCACTGTCAATGCTTAGGCTGGGCTTTGCAGACCTTATGAGTCATCTCTTCGTCGGATCATTTGCGGCTGCCATCGCAATGCTTGTCGGCGCAGTGATAACCTTCATAGCTTTCTACTCCTACTTGAGGCCTGGAGCCCTGATGCTGAGAGAAGCAGATCAGAGGTATTCAACAGCTGCAACGCTGATTGATATAGGCTACTTCTGGGGGTTGATACTGCTCATCATAGGGATACCCCTCTTACTGATAGTAATAGGTGTTGTACTGCTCATCATCGGGGCAATACTTCTGCTGATCGGCAAGATCGGCGTGATAATACTGGCATTCAATCTTCACGACGCCGAGAAGAACACCCTCTACCTAGTAGCAGGAATACTCTTCATCATAGGGATCTTCGTGGAGCTACTAACACCCATAGCATGGATACTGATGTACATAGCACTCGGAGGGAGTATCGAAAGGCACACACAATCGATGTCTGCATCTCCCCAAGTATCCATGGTCTGA
- a CDS encoding hypothetical protein (KEGG: dka:DKAM_0938 hypothetical protein~SPTR: B8D583 Putative uncharacterized protein), with protein sequence MNWDDSSTIHIFVVVLDKQLNEIRRVDYSESDSRYIGTANAIRFDDSGYGYIGGDYGIAKFDSSGTVVDVNKDVSNVMKIVCTSNAVYAFSSKNDNHWLYVLDKNLKILNKQLLSGNILGISGFGTGKVAFDGYNIYVVGNNIYNGSIRGVIYSLAIPTLMTTTVTHTLTQTATKTLTATDTVTSPITITITNTITLTKVETLTTTTTTYQTVREIETVMKTETVTLAALLSDVLYSALDLD encoded by the coding sequence ATGAACTGGGATGATAGCAGCACAATACACATTTTTGTGGTTGTTCTGGATAAGCAATTGAATGAGATTAGAAGAGTGGACTATTCGGAGAGTGATAGCAGATATATCGGCACAGCAAATGCTATACGCTTTGATGATAGTGGATATGGGTATATCGGAGGTGATTACGGTATAGCTAAATTCGATAGTAGTGGCACTGTTGTTGATGTCAACAAGGATGTTAGCAATGTCATGAAGATTGTTTGTACGAGTAATGCTGTATATGCTTTCTCATCGAAGAATGATAATCATTGGCTCTATGTTTTAGATAAGAACTTGAAGATTCTTAATAAGCAGCTCCTAAGTGGAAACATTCTTGGAATTTCGGGGTTTGGTACCGGTAAAGTTGCGTTTGATGGATATAACATATATGTTGTTGGAAACAACATCTATAATGGAAGCATTAGAGGTGTGATTTATTCTCTAGCTATACCAACTTTGATGACTACAACTGTTACGCATACGTTAACACAAACAGCTACAAAAACGTTAACGGCTACGGATACAGTAACATCACCCATCACTATAACTATTACCAACACAATCACCTTAACTAAAGTTGAAACATTAACTACGACCACTACGACATATCAAACCGTGAGAGAGATAGAGACGGTAATGAAGACGGAGACGGTAACACTTGCTGCTTTACTTTCAGACGTTCTCTACTCAGCATTGGATTTGGACTAG
- a CDS encoding conserved hypothetical protein (KEGG: ton:TON_0097 hypothetical protein AF1568~SPTR: B6YSP5 Putative uncharacterized protein) yields MILVLVLVMLSNVLVPAITPAIASTGTTDAVLLKRVVVVSIDEKGKLLLNITWINQTIEFGNGTCGGNYSCACISGGTCPAIPYSVDINVIYNVSEKEESLELLKAVVYNESFSYSFYVLVYRAERNQYNVSVVTEIMPINVTYLFITAVNIAPRDDKAQPVADAVFLVNKTTLADHYRLLGDVLNEIRKNDTTSLIWNKVKIELNNLAKRVEKDLADYNVVGIGIATAMNGVTVCAFPLGVLITFECLDPRAPINVVVAVCCGSLYSIVVTCAFTCIGSLGIGCIGCIVGGALAAWAAMGGCYGYCPAMEVCLKVPWIFGWITVVCARLR; encoded by the coding sequence ATGATCCTAGTGCTGGTATTGGTGATGCTTAGCAATGTGTTGGTGCCAGCGATCACGCCGGCAATCGCATCGACGGGGACGACAGATGCAGTTCTTCTGAAAAGGGTCGTTGTGGTGTCTATAGACGAAAAGGGAAAACTGCTGTTGAACATAACTTGGATAAACCAGACGATAGAATTTGGAAATGGAACATGTGGCGGCAACTATTCATGTGCGTGCATCAGCGGCGGTACGTGTCCTGCAATACCTTACAGTGTTGATATCAACGTGATTTACAACGTGAGCGAGAAGGAGGAGAGTTTAGAGCTGTTAAAAGCCGTGGTTTACAATGAGAGCTTCAGCTACAGCTTCTATGTGCTGGTCTACAGAGCTGAACGCAACCAGTACAACGTGAGCGTTGTAACGGAGATTATGCCTATAAACGTCACGTACCTCTTCATAACCGCAGTCAACATCGCTCCGAGGGACGACAAGGCCCAGCCCGTAGCAGACGCGGTGTTCCTCGTCAACAAGACGACTCTCGCAGACCACTACAGGCTTCTCGGCGACGTGCTGAACGAGATAAGGAAGAATGATACCACTAGCTTGATATGGAACAAAGTGAAGATCGAGCTAAACAATCTGGCGAAGAGAGTCGAAAAAGATCTGGCCGACTACAACGTTGTGGGCATAGGAATCGCTACAGCTATGAATGGAGTTACAGTTTGCGCGTTCCCATTGGGGGTGCTTATTACTTTTGAGTGCTTGGATCCCCGAGCCCCGATCAATGTAGTCGTAGCAGTTTGCTGTGGTTCTTTGTATTCGATAGTAGTAACGTGTGCATTTACATGCATAGGATCTCTGGGGATCGGATGTATAGGTTGCATAGTCGGCGGTGCTTTAGCTGCATGGGCGGCGATGGGTGGCTGCTATGGATACTGTCCAGCAATGGAGGTTTGCTTGAAAGTACCGTGGATATTTGGGTGGATAACTGTAGTATGCGCCAGGCTCCGGTAA
- a CDS encoding thiol:disulfide interchange protein DsbD (KEGG: lpc:LPC_1112 thiol:disulfide interchange protein DsbD), with protein MDLLGLIMAVLPLSIGVTVLPLMIVYRSRIPKMAWIINIEAAINGIVVGVLQWLHLYGIDTTVARALAAGLFSFAIIATSALFLVKELRRPRRS; from the coding sequence ATGGATCTGCTTGGGCTAATCATGGCGGTTTTGCCTCTGTCGATAGGTGTTACCGTTCTTCCACTTATGATTGTGTACAGATCCCGAATTCCGAAGATGGCTTGGATCATAAATATCGAAGCCGCAATTAATGGTATTGTGGTTGGTGTTTTACAGTGGCTCCACCTGTACGGGATCGACACAACAGTTGCACGTGCTCTGGCTGCAGGGCTCTTCAGTTTCGCCATTATTGCAACCTCCGCCCTCTTCCTGGTTAAGGAATTGAGGAGGCCAAGGCGTAGCTGA